Proteins from a single region of Paraflavitalea devenefica:
- a CDS encoding FecR domain-containing protein — protein MNATNKNTMMDLISKYLAGEANAEEAMQLEDWLANPENAREFIRIRALWHQLPGAATPQTPSTQQAWSELEAMLPPGKKPAVVRLLFHRYAAAAIIGLLIILPFVWFNHSKEPRSQASNDPVYITQTTTGDIKTTTMPDGTTITINQHSAVKYTTGFNKYDRQVTLRGEAYFNVIPNKEHPFMISIADLTIKVVGTSFNVRDITPPGLIEVQVQSGVVKMYTTQKEIIVHKGQTGIYNQQAQELYVTDTLDINSIGYATKTFSFNDIALTDACRYLEKAFHVTIVPDAQKMAACRLSARFNDMPLDYILNVINATLNTTSSRQGDTIHITGNGCR, from the coding sequence ATGAATGCAACAAATAAAAATACCATGATGGACCTCATCAGCAAATACCTGGCCGGTGAAGCAAACGCCGAAGAAGCCATGCAACTGGAGGACTGGCTGGCAAATCCGGAAAATGCCCGGGAATTCATACGGATCAGAGCGCTCTGGCATCAGCTTCCGGGTGCTGCCACACCTCAAACGCCGTCCACACAGCAGGCATGGTCCGAACTGGAAGCCATGCTGCCACCAGGCAAAAAACCGGCTGTAGTAAGGTTATTGTTCCACCGGTATGCAGCAGCAGCCATTATCGGTCTATTGATCATCCTGCCATTCGTTTGGTTCAACCACAGCAAAGAACCCCGGTCGCAGGCATCCAATGATCCCGTCTACATTACCCAGACAACCACAGGTGACATAAAAACAACTACCATGCCCGATGGCACCACCATCACCATCAATCAACATAGTGCAGTAAAGTATACTACTGGTTTCAACAAGTACGACCGCCAGGTGACCTTAAGGGGAGAAGCTTATTTCAATGTGATTCCCAATAAGGAGCATCCTTTTATGATCAGTATAGCCGACCTGACGATCAAAGTGGTGGGCACATCCTTTAATGTACGGGATATTACGCCGCCCGGGCTCATTGAAGTACAGGTGCAATCGGGCGTGGTAAAAATGTATACAACGCAAAAAGAGATCATAGTCCATAAAGGACAAACAGGCATCTACAATCAGCAGGCCCAGGAACTATATGTAACAGATACCCTTGACATCAACAGCATCGGTTATGCCACCAAAACATTTTCATTCAATGATATTGCTTTAACGGATGCGTGCCGGTACCTCGAAAAGGCATTCCATGTGACCATCGTGCCCGACGCACAAAAAATGGCCGCTTGCCGGCTTTCCGCCCGGTTCAACGACATGCCATTGGACTACATACTCAACGTTATCAATGCTACACTCAATACAACCAGCAGCCGGCAAGGCGATACCATCCACATCACCGGCAATGGTTGCCGCTAA
- a CDS encoding PQQ-dependent sugar dehydrogenase has translation MTNFLPKQQWTMAALLAAGTFSNCFSQDKTFQSEKTSFRTEIIETGIGVPWGMEFLPDGDILVTDVSGKIRTIHDNKLLPEPVQGVPVVYHRGQGGLFDLELHPDYKNNGWIYISYAAPDNAEKPTGGITYVMRAKLKNNTLTDQQVLFKGAPFSRGGVHFGGRLEFGKDGYLYFSIGERGEKEKAQSLETINGKVYRIKDDGSIPADNPYINTPKVISPAVYSWGHRNPQGLALNPVTGEIWETEHGPMGGDELNIIGKGKNYGWPAITYGIDYNGKPISADSVKAGMEQPVIFWRPSIATSNLVFIKGDKYPAWKNNLLVCGMKFEYLERLEIKDNKVTHQEPLLKGIGRVRNVEQSPEGFIYVAVDGGKIVKLIPVQ, from the coding sequence ATGACAAACTTTCTCCCGAAACAGCAATGGACAATGGCCGCCCTGTTGGCGGCAGGCACTTTTTCCAATTGTTTCAGCCAGGACAAGACCTTCCAGTCAGAAAAAACAAGCTTCCGCACTGAAATCATTGAAACAGGAATTGGCGTACCCTGGGGTATGGAATTCCTGCCAGATGGCGATATCCTGGTAACCGACGTATCTGGCAAGATCAGGACGATCCACGACAACAAGTTGCTTCCCGAACCTGTACAGGGCGTACCCGTTGTATACCATCGCGGACAGGGCGGTTTGTTCGACCTTGAATTGCACCCTGACTATAAGAACAATGGCTGGATCTATATTTCCTATGCAGCGCCCGACAATGCAGAAAAGCCCACAGGAGGTATCACCTATGTGATGCGCGCTAAACTGAAAAACAATACCCTGACCGATCAGCAGGTCCTGTTCAAAGGTGCCCCCTTCAGCCGCGGCGGTGTACACTTTGGCGGCAGACTTGAATTTGGAAAAGACGGTTACCTCTACTTTTCTATTGGAGAAAGAGGGGAAAAAGAAAAAGCCCAGTCGCTGGAAACCATCAACGGAAAAGTTTACCGTATTAAAGATGATGGCAGCATTCCTGCCGACAATCCGTATATCAACACACCCAAAGTAATAAGTCCGGCGGTATATTCCTGGGGACATCGCAACCCACAGGGACTGGCATTGAACCCGGTTACCGGTGAAATATGGGAAACAGAACATGGTCCGATGGGTGGCGACGAGCTCAACATCATTGGCAAAGGCAAGAACTATGGCTGGCCTGCCATTACTTATGGTATTGATTATAACGGTAAGCCCATCTCTGCCGATTCAGTGAAAGCAGGTATGGAACAGCCCGTTATCTTCTGGCGTCCTTCTATTGCTACCAGTAACCTCGTATTCATCAAAGGCGATAAATATCCTGCCTGGAAAAACAACCTGCTCGTATGCGGAATGAAATTTGAATACCTGGAACGCCTCGAGATAAAAGACAACAAAGTAACCCACCAGGAACCGCTGCTGAAAGGCATTGGCCGTGTACGCAACGTAGAGCAAAGTCCTGAAGGTTTTATCTATGTAGCAGTAGATGGGGGTAAAATTGTTAAACTCATACCTGTACAATAA
- a CDS encoding DUF1444 family protein encodes MSFIKRLFGKKDSEKPAKENPTVPYDTVLERQGYINLGRSIFPLVRNKNESKFTLQMPAGSELCTKPIAGDLLVVYVIDADKEFQYINYGMVEKYRLSFEDLEKAGLRNLFGKTEGNLQIQTIQTSNENNPDGLPFFRIILDGTYDVSLLAGANFLDKMKDVAKDDVIAFAAPRKDVLLLSPVSNRMTLSQMGLTAGTLYINAINDDNNTALSNQILIRRNGQWTAHENTADEFYLKITEL; translated from the coding sequence ATGAGTTTTATCAAAAGACTATTTGGGAAGAAGGACTCTGAAAAACCAGCAAAGGAAAACCCGACTGTGCCCTATGATACCGTCCTGGAGCGACAGGGGTATATTAATCTTGGCCGGAGTATTTTCCCTTTGGTCAGGAATAAAAATGAGTCAAAGTTTACCCTGCAGATGCCTGCAGGCAGTGAGCTGTGTACAAAGCCGATTGCAGGCGACCTGCTGGTGGTATATGTAATAGATGCTGATAAGGAATTTCAATATATTAATTACGGGATGGTTGAAAAATACCGGCTCAGTTTTGAAGACCTTGAAAAGGCCGGGCTGAGGAACTTATTTGGTAAGACTGAGGGTAATTTGCAGATACAGACCATTCAGACCAGCAATGAAAACAACCCGGATGGTTTGCCCTTCTTCCGGATTATCCTTGATGGAACCTATGATGTGAGCCTGCTGGCGGGGGCCAACTTCCTGGATAAGATGAAAGATGTAGCCAAAGATGATGTCATTGCCTTTGCGGCGCCGAGAAAAGACGTGCTACTATTATCGCCTGTGTCGAACAGGATGACCCTGAGCCAGATGGGCCTTACGGCAGGTACTTTGTATATCAATGCTATTAATGATGATAACAATACTGCTTTATCCAACCAGATCCTGATCAGGAGAAATGGCCAGTGGACTGCTCATGAAAATACTGCAGATGAGTTTTATTTGAAGATTACGGAATTGTAA
- a CDS encoding c-type cytochrome, whose translation MFAKQITIAGSMLVVIATLAWAPVQDKKLEESKARGKAIYEELCITCHLADGKGMPGAIPPLVKSDYLLKTPAKAIYAIKYGLTDPIKVNGVEYTTPMPSPNISDEEVADVTTYILNNWGNKGKPITVKEVEKVKK comes from the coding sequence ATGTTTGCAAAACAAATAACCATTGCAGGGTCCATGCTGGTTGTCATAGCGACGCTGGCATGGGCGCCTGTGCAGGACAAAAAACTGGAAGAGAGCAAAGCCCGCGGTAAGGCCATCTATGAAGAGCTGTGCATCACCTGTCACCTGGCCGATGGCAAAGGCATGCCCGGCGCCATTCCACCACTTGTTAAATCCGATTACCTGCTGAAGACGCCGGCCAAAGCGATCTATGCCATTAAATATGGATTAACTGATCCTATCAAGGTTAATGGTGTTGAGTACACCACTCCTATGCCATCTCCCAACATCAGTGATGAAGAAGTAGCCGATGTGACTACCTACATCCTCAATAACTGGGGCAATAAAGGCAAGCCCATTACAGTAAAGGAGGTAGAGAAAGTGAAGAAATAA
- a CDS encoding RNA polymerase sigma-70 factor, whose translation MCLSNMILILQNEAVTSAVKQKQAYTQVENHYQQCFHAYFERLFDYAFAIVKDNAEAKDIVQSAFIKLWEKRTAINFPAAARSYLYTTVYRLALNTIRNRKIRDGHHQQIAPTLLTSGTPTAEEKEIRARIQQAIDTLPPKCKEVFSQSRLEGKRYTVIATEMNISVKTVEAQMGKALRLLREQLADLIISWIIWLLI comes from the coding sequence ATGTGTCTCAGTAATATGATACTGATCCTGCAAAACGAAGCCGTTACAAGTGCCGTTAAACAAAAACAGGCGTATACCCAGGTGGAAAACCACTACCAACAATGCTTTCATGCCTATTTCGAACGGTTGTTCGACTATGCCTTTGCCATAGTAAAAGACAATGCGGAAGCAAAAGACATTGTCCAGTCGGCCTTCATTAAACTATGGGAGAAGCGTACAGCGATCAACTTCCCTGCAGCAGCCCGCTCCTACCTGTATACCACTGTTTACCGCCTCGCATTAAACACCATACGCAACCGTAAGATCAGGGACGGCCATCATCAACAGATCGCTCCCACTCTCCTGACCAGCGGCACACCTACCGCTGAAGAAAAAGAAATACGAGCGCGAATTCAACAAGCCATTGATACCCTGCCACCAAAATGTAAAGAAGTATTCTCCCAAAGCCGGCTCGAAGGAAAAAGATATACTGTCATTGCCACGGAAATGAACATCTCTGTCAAAACAGTAGAAGCCCAGATGGGAAAAGCCCTCCGGTTACTCCGGGAACAATTGGCCGACCTCATTATTAGCTGGATCATCTGGCTGCTTATCTGA
- a CDS encoding DUF695 domain-containing protein, translating into MNFLKKMLGAKDKTVITDNNSFWNWFLLHEKSFYETVKSRHNIESNFLNKIMAQLQQLNQQYYCAAGMCDENTAELIITPEGDVKTFVFVEELVAAAPAITGWKFTALKPTVGLDQMSIRMDGYEFDQHKIHFFSNVQEDYPDEIDITLVHPDYKEADEQIFANGALIYLDNALGELNAVTLIDNIEITGACPPDKELIPMEKLEAFLQWREKEFVEKYKGKRYNTENDEYAVIEGQDSKGLPLLAVVNNRLLHWDAKASHPWMMVIEITYKADSSGMPDDDTYSLMTGFEEELIALLPDSAGYLNLGRQTYNGTRKIYYSCHEFRHVSKTTAALLHKYRSELSISYNIYKDKYWKTMNRFTQ; encoded by the coding sequence ATGAACTTTTTGAAAAAAATGCTGGGCGCCAAAGACAAAACAGTGATCACTGACAACAATAGCTTCTGGAACTGGTTCCTGCTCCATGAAAAATCGTTTTATGAAACCGTTAAAAGCAGGCACAATATTGAAAGTAACTTTCTGAATAAGATCATGGCCCAACTACAGCAGTTAAACCAGCAGTATTACTGCGCAGCGGGTATGTGTGATGAAAATACCGCAGAGCTCATCATCACACCGGAAGGAGATGTCAAAACATTCGTTTTTGTGGAAGAACTGGTGGCAGCGGCTCCTGCTATCACCGGCTGGAAGTTTACCGCTCTAAAACCCACCGTTGGATTGGACCAGATGAGCATCAGGATGGATGGATATGAATTTGACCAGCACAAAATTCATTTCTTCAGCAACGTACAGGAAGATTACCCGGATGAAATAGATATAACGCTCGTACATCCGGATTATAAGGAAGCCGATGAGCAGATATTCGCCAATGGGGCACTCATCTACCTTGATAATGCATTGGGGGAATTGAATGCCGTTACATTAATTGACAACATAGAGATCACCGGCGCCTGCCCGCCAGATAAGGAATTGATCCCTATGGAAAAATTAGAGGCATTTTTACAATGGCGGGAAAAAGAATTTGTAGAAAAATACAAAGGCAAAAGGTATAACACAGAAAATGATGAATACGCAGTCATAGAAGGCCAGGATAGCAAAGGACTACCCTTACTGGCCGTTGTAAACAACCGGTTATTGCATTGGGATGCTAAAGCCTCCCACCCCTGGATGATGGTCATTGAAATAACCTATAAGGCCGATAGTAGCGGTATGCCGGATGATGACACTTATTCTTTAATGACCGGATTTGAAGAGGAACTGATAGCCCTGCTTCCCGATTCAGCAGGCTACCTGAACCTGGGAAGACAGACCTACAACGGCACACGTAAAATTTACTATTCCTGCCACGAATTCAGGCATGTGTCAAAAACAACAGCGGCATTGCTCCATAAGTACCGGAGTGAATTATCCATCTCCTACAATATCTACAAAGACAAATACTGGAAGACCATGAACCGGTTCACCCAATAG
- a CDS encoding group II truncated hemoglobin, whose amino-acid sequence MEKQIPTLYEWAGGLEKFEQLTELFYAKVQADEKLSEVFRHMSPAHAKHVAHFIAEVFGGGKLYTEGDGGSHARMVQHHIGKMLTEELRKRWLHLLLETADEMGLAADPEFRSAFVGYLEWGSRLAVINSQLPENPVGQQEPMPKWGWGETGGPYMPG is encoded by the coding sequence ATGGAGAAGCAGATACCTACTTTATACGAATGGGCCGGTGGTCTGGAAAAGTTTGAACAGCTTACAGAACTGTTTTACGCTAAAGTACAGGCAGATGAAAAGTTATCGGAAGTATTCAGGCATATGTCGCCGGCTCATGCAAAGCATGTGGCGCATTTTATAGCAGAGGTATTTGGCGGCGGCAAATTGTATACAGAAGGAGATGGCGGTAGCCATGCCCGGATGGTACAACATCATATTGGCAAAATGCTGACAGAAGAGCTGAGAAAACGCTGGCTGCACCTGTTGCTGGAAACAGCAGATGAAATGGGCCTGGCGGCTGATCCTGAATTCAGGTCGGCCTTTGTAGGCTACCTGGAGTGGGGGAGTAGGCTGGCCGTGATCAATTCCCAATTGCCAGAAAACCCTGTAGGCCAACAGGAGCCCATGCCCAAATGGGGCTGGGGTGAAACCGGCGGGCCGTATATGCCGGGGTAA
- a CDS encoding response regulator produces MAAKIKILLVEDEAYSYMHVQNILEAEGYEVLAYPGKPFIDNYEDAVAVTQTDIPHIAILDIDLGKNKKDGIEIGQFIRDTYYSPVIFLSAHNNDENLRRSGMMRADGFVVKLGKPLELQQLKADIKRLLPLAEIADQIRKEGASFYVKELKGSKDTGMGFRRTRILWTELSFVRTTTMVKNSVVLYLSNGREFLYHKSLTECQAELPPHFLRFSGQEIINAKLFTSQGKSDWVYYIGDKRYEVSEAYRTQKTLAILKGLFL; encoded by the coding sequence ATGGCTGCTAAAATAAAAATACTACTGGTAGAAGATGAAGCCTATAGCTACATGCATGTACAAAACATATTGGAAGCCGAAGGCTATGAAGTGCTGGCCTATCCGGGAAAACCATTCATTGACAACTATGAGGATGCAGTAGCGGTGACGCAAACCGACATTCCCCATATCGCCATTCTCGATATTGATCTTGGGAAAAATAAAAAGGACGGTATTGAAATAGGCCAGTTCATCCGGGATACCTACTATAGCCCGGTTATCTTCCTGAGTGCCCATAACAACGATGAAAACCTGCGGCGGTCGGGCATGATGCGTGCAGATGGGTTCGTGGTAAAACTGGGCAAGCCGCTTGAGTTGCAACAACTGAAGGCGGATATTAAGCGCTTATTACCATTGGCAGAAATAGCGGATCAAATACGAAAGGAAGGCGCTTCTTTCTATGTAAAAGAGCTGAAAGGAAGTAAAGACACAGGAATGGGATTTAGAAGGACCCGGATACTGTGGACTGAACTATCTTTCGTACGTACCACTACCATGGTGAAAAACAGCGTGGTGCTTTATCTGTCAAACGGCCGGGAGTTCCTGTACCACAAGTCGCTTACAGAATGCCAGGCAGAGCTGCCGCCACATTTCCTCCGTTTCAGCGGCCAGGAGATCATCAATGCTAAACTGTTTACGAGTCAGGGTAAAAGTGATTGGGTATACTACATTGGCGACAAGCGCTATGAAGTATCCGAGGCATACCGCACTCAAAAAACATTGGCCATACTCAAAGGCCTCTTCCTTTAA
- a CDS encoding DUF5684 domain-containing protein, whose protein sequence is MAMFIILWLAFVVFLIAAQWKIYEKAGQPGWACIIPIYNIYILLKIVGKPGWWLIMMIIPVVNLIFAIWALNMLSKSFGKDEGFTVGLLFLGIVFYPILGFGDARYLGPYGDPAAFQAAQNPQFDFENNQQQR, encoded by the coding sequence ATGGCTATGTTTATTATTCTCTGGCTTGCGTTTGTTGTATTCCTTATTGCTGCCCAGTGGAAAATTTATGAAAAGGCTGGTCAGCCCGGCTGGGCCTGTATCATTCCCATTTATAATATTTACATTCTGTTGAAGATTGTAGGTAAACCAGGCTGGTGGCTTATTATGATGATTATCCCGGTAGTGAATCTCATATTTGCTATCTGGGCATTAAACATGCTTTCCAAAAGCTTTGGCAAAGATGAAGGATTTACGGTGGGACTGTTGTTTCTGGGTATTGTATTTTATCCGATCCTTGGATTTGGCGATGCCCGTTATCTTGGTCCTTATGGCGATCCGGCGGCATTCCAGGCTGCACAGAATCCCCAGTTTGATTTTGAAAATAATCAACAACAGCGCTAA